One window from the genome of Paenibacillus azoreducens encodes:
- a CDS encoding zinc-dependent alcohol dehydrogenase has translation MKTITTQKGSIIIAEREKPELLRGHVLVRTTYSAISPGTEMIFVRQASDEPVTLGYNAVGIVEQVGEGVTHIKVGQLVACYGAPYVHHAEWLAVPANLVAAVPDHVDPMEAAFAGLGAIAIHALRVADLRFGESVIVVGLGILGNLIAQIAQAAAYRTMGLDVRVDRVAMLQERGLTHVYQSQAEMEERLPDAVGRFGADAVLHCASGPGEQLINSSLSWIRDRGKIVIVGDLTARFSRELMFGKEAQVLISRAGGPGRYDVGYERDNRDYPVGYVRWTEGRNVEEYIRLLAEGRISIKKLITNVYSFDEAVEAYENYRRPTETIGTVFKY, from the coding sequence ATGAAGACGATTACGACACAAAAAGGAAGCATTATCATCGCGGAGCGGGAAAAACCGGAGCTGCTAAGAGGTCATGTGCTCGTTCGGACAACGTATTCAGCCATCAGTCCCGGCACGGAAATGATTTTTGTCAGGCAGGCATCCGATGAACCCGTTACGCTTGGCTACAATGCAGTAGGGATCGTAGAACAAGTAGGTGAAGGGGTCACACATATTAAGGTAGGCCAGCTTGTGGCTTGTTATGGCGCGCCGTATGTGCATCATGCGGAATGGCTGGCGGTTCCGGCCAATTTGGTTGCTGCCGTTCCCGATCATGTCGATCCCATGGAGGCTGCTTTTGCCGGTCTCGGGGCGATTGCCATTCATGCGCTTCGAGTGGCGGATTTGCGGTTTGGGGAATCGGTGATCGTTGTCGGGCTTGGCATCCTCGGCAACCTTATCGCGCAGATCGCCCAAGCGGCCGCATACAGAACCATGGGACTGGATGTAAGGGTTGACCGGGTTGCCATGCTGCAGGAGCGTGGACTAACTCATGTATATCAAAGCCAGGCAGAAATGGAAGAACGGCTTCCGGATGCTGTCGGACGTTTCGGAGCGGATGCGGTTCTGCATTGCGCGAGCGGTCCGGGAGAGCAGCTTATCAACAGTTCGCTAAGTTGGATTCGCGATCGCGGGAAAATTGTCATTGTCGGCGATTTGACGGCCCGGTTTTCCAGAGAATTGATGTTCGGAAAAGAAGCGCAGGTGCTTATATCGCGCGCAGGCGGTCCGGGCCGGTATGATGTTGGGTATGAGCGGGACAACCGGGATTATCCGGTTGGTTATGTACGCTGGACGGAAGGGCGAAACGTGGAGGAATATATCCGTTTATTGGCAGAGGGGCGCATCTCCATCAAGAAATTGATCACGAACGTCTATTCATTCGATGAGGCTGTGGAAGCCTATGAGAATTATAGAAGGCCAACGGAAACGATTGGGACCGTTTTTAAATACTAA
- a CDS encoding extracellular solute-binding protein: MSKRLLSMTLVLMLASTLLSACGGSGSGSKDEKASGGAAETPTTKVEETTNQYGDTGGLKLPLVDKPTTITWMVVSDTPLNDKLVAKEIEKRTGITVDFQNYSSATFQDKLRLVVSSGKLPDIFHGLRPEELKKIGQQKAVVAINDYVDILPNFKKLYVDENPWVASSFGDENNNIYTWPIYNMNRDVNHGMMYRKDIFDKNNIPEWTNTEEFYQALKKLKEIYPDSYPMASKTKENIFSDLSYGWGIGGASYPAYYSESDKTWKFAGVQPEHKEMLDFLKKLYNEGLLDQEFLTDTMESWSAKMTTDKSFVTWDWIGRMDLFYNQVSSKNPEFNLRYGNPVGPTGHVRTLPKIDADFGIAVANNKNKEAALKLLDYLTSPSGSELITLGVEGVNFNFDANGKPVYPELANLPAVEIKALEENYGMWVEGMYLNPDHRSVYYNYTEKEKEAQDKIVSANKFEPLDPVLNLTEEESATISELQTAIIKSMNEFNAKYILNKKYGDKEWNDWLVTAEKMGASKYAEVYNEAQKRFEANNK; encoded by the coding sequence ATGTCAAAAAGGCTTCTTAGCATGACGCTCGTCCTGATGTTAGCAAGCACGCTGCTTTCAGCATGCGGCGGTTCAGGGTCGGGCAGTAAAGACGAGAAAGCATCAGGCGGAGCGGCCGAAACTCCGACCACCAAGGTGGAAGAGACCACCAACCAATATGGTGATACCGGCGGGTTAAAACTTCCGCTCGTGGATAAGCCGACAACGATCACCTGGATGGTCGTCAGCGATACTCCGCTTAACGACAAGCTGGTAGCCAAGGAAATCGAGAAACGTACGGGAATTACGGTCGATTTCCAAAACTATTCCTCGGCGACATTCCAAGACAAGCTTCGGTTGGTGGTATCATCCGGCAAACTCCCGGATATTTTCCACGGGCTTAGACCGGAAGAACTGAAGAAAATCGGCCAGCAAAAAGCGGTCGTGGCCATTAACGACTATGTCGACATACTGCCAAACTTCAAAAAACTGTATGTCGATGAAAATCCATGGGTGGCCAGTTCATTCGGCGATGAGAACAACAACATTTATACATGGCCGATTTACAACATGAACCGGGACGTTAACCACGGCATGATGTACAGAAAAGATATCTTCGATAAGAACAATATTCCGGAGTGGACCAACACGGAAGAGTTCTATCAGGCGCTGAAAAAATTGAAAGAAATTTATCCGGATTCCTATCCGATGGCTTCCAAGACAAAAGAAAATATCTTTAGCGATCTTTCCTACGGCTGGGGCATCGGCGGCGCGAGCTACCCCGCTTATTATTCCGAATCCGATAAAACATGGAAATTCGCCGGCGTGCAGCCCGAGCATAAAGAGATGCTTGATTTCCTGAAAAAGCTGTACAACGAAGGTTTGCTGGATCAAGAATTCCTGACCGATACGATGGAATCCTGGAGCGCCAAGATGACAACGGATAAATCATTTGTCACATGGGATTGGATCGGCCGAATGGACCTGTTCTACAACCAAGTAAGTTCGAAAAATCCGGAATTTAACCTGCGTTACGGCAATCCGGTCGGACCTACTGGCCATGTCCGTACCTTGCCGAAAATCGATGCCGATTTCGGAATCGCTGTAGCCAATAACAAAAATAAAGAAGCCGCGCTCAAACTGCTGGATTACCTGACCAGTCCATCGGGCTCCGAGCTGATTACGCTTGGCGTCGAAGGCGTAAACTTTAACTTTGACGCAAACGGCAAACCGGTATACCCGGAACTGGCAAATCTTCCTGCGGTAGAAATCAAAGCATTGGAAGAGAATTACGGCATGTGGGTAGAAGGTATGTATCTGAATCCGGATCACCGATCTGTGTACTATAACTATACGGAAAAGGAAAAAGAGGCTCAGGACAAGATCGTATCTGCTAACAAATTTGAACCGCTGGATCCGGTGCTTAATTTGACGGAAGAGGAAAGCGCGACGATTTCGGAATTGCAAACCGCGATTATAAAATCGATGAATGAATTCAATGCAAAATATATTCTTAACAAAAAGTATGGGGACAAGGAATGGAATGACTGGCTGGTAACGGCGGAGAAGATGGGCGCAAGCAAATACGCCGAAGTGTATAACGAAGCTCAAAAGCGTTTTGAAGCCAATAACAAGTAA
- a CDS encoding GNAT family N-acetyltransferase: MTSHQPEIRHIANRAELEAVYDILGDVFPDGRDFFQKRLDHDSAYDLTTTWIAMQQGDIASTVQVFPFASRIGDAAVKIGGIGSVATVPAYRGQGHCRQILRNLSAWMEQQEYDLSLLFAVINPFYEKAGWHTVPETMYEMRRADITSETSREYGIIPFDPSYTEVISGIYEQFNAGNAGTVIRPRGHWHDRLNWPKWQASSCLLAVRNGVVVAYGHISETAADGAAFLDELCYAKGEDQAAIPLFHALTKQRPEAERIWVNLPGDHALIESLSSWGAAKKTLPYMMWKIIRFQPLLAKLAPVFRRRLQSSGVFADVSLEIEWECDGKKAYFHYLNGEAAVEPNPRKGAEYLHIGLTQKQFISLLLHGYGGTDVETRGYPVLEVLFPKQNFVFYLTDRF, encoded by the coding sequence ATGACAAGCCATCAGCCAGAAATTCGCCATATCGCAAACCGTGCGGAACTGGAGGCCGTTTACGATATTTTGGGAGATGTATTTCCAGATGGAAGGGATTTTTTTCAAAAGCGTTTGGATCATGATTCAGCTTACGATTTAACTACCACTTGGATCGCTATGCAGCAGGGAGATATCGCTTCAACGGTACAAGTTTTCCCTTTTGCCAGCCGCATTGGGGATGCAGCGGTGAAAATCGGGGGGATCGGGAGTGTGGCTACGGTTCCCGCGTACCGCGGGCAAGGGCACTGCAGGCAAATACTGCGCAATCTCAGTGCATGGATGGAACAGCAGGAATATGACCTATCCTTGTTGTTTGCCGTCATCAATCCATTTTATGAGAAGGCGGGTTGGCATACCGTACCGGAAACGATGTATGAAATGCGCAGGGCAGATATCACGTCCGAAACCAGCCGGGAGTATGGAATTATTCCATTTGATCCGTCCTATACGGAAGTCATTTCCGGCATTTACGAACAGTTTAATGCTGGTAATGCCGGTACGGTGATCCGGCCGCGGGGTCATTGGCACGACCGTTTGAACTGGCCGAAATGGCAGGCTTCTTCCTGCCTGCTGGCTGTGCGAAACGGAGTTGTTGTCGCATACGGGCATATTTCCGAAACAGCGGCGGACGGTGCGGCTTTTTTGGATGAATTATGTTATGCCAAGGGCGAGGACCAGGCGGCAATCCCTTTATTTCATGCACTAACCAAACAGCGTCCGGAAGCGGAGCGCATTTGGGTCAATCTTCCGGGCGATCATGCTTTGATCGAAAGCCTCTCCTCATGGGGAGCAGCGAAGAAGACATTGCCTTATATGATGTGGAAAATCATCAGATTCCAGCCCCTGTTGGCCAAACTGGCTCCCGTTTTCCGGAGAAGGCTGCAAAGCAGCGGCGTGTTTGCGGATGTATCCCTTGAGATCGAATGGGAATGTGACGGGAAAAAGGCTTATTTTCATTATTTAAACGGGGAAGCTGCAGTCGAGCCGAATCCACGTAAAGGGGCTGAATACTTGCATATCGGCTTAACCCAAAAGCAGTTCATAAGTTTGCTGCTGCACGGGTATGGCGGCACAGATGTGGAAACGCGGGGTTATCCCGTGCTCGAGGTTCTTTTTCCCAAGCAAAATTTCGTGTTTTATCTTACGGATCGATTCTAA
- a CDS encoding helix-turn-helix transcriptional regulator: MKRFFTNLGIVQIFCSLLLVIGIMYVSNYFVYRNSISGIYDKVAQNNNLAVKTMIQSFDDSFRSINNMIHSIHGLPYDSLESEEDGRIDMVKVYTMQDSIAALVSSVDFIEEAIVFYDDYDLAITSLGTSSLSDLFQRKYKHDLYNETYWRTYMKGKNAFKVLPGQDFKVATASSWQRKKLMVAVDGNKIRISNKHIIILIDEAALLKHVNQKAMIPGASFIVLDQDRSVVLSTDANSDLSGVLDEVYFNPASEASLTKEDYQYHFYKSDFNDFVYINKVPYQFQNIDSVIKANEMIMLTAIICAILLSVLLSIYLNRPVKKIIRQLGGTSRGNDFRKILSGVVKMQMEIESTRRQLKDAESEARRSVFLQAVDEYAFDSQHGLQLQSSYSDLVRGKYFVLMMVHLDLRDKGQTPLPIEGIAAVLHTALQKEHDDVQVFYDKNLHFVALIGMGQPGDRAILLKDLKRLFAGLGQESLSAYSVWASVSELYAAELKNYKLAYRSAMNGLLYRAVNETSHVLDAEKIHYGWSMYFPFDKIEKLSNYLSNGKLHEGREIISETFRENASRNVHQHQMAHIAKTMFLYILRHVHPNANQDDEMYKLEQRFLQKIDCAHDYLEIEQALIEAAKHIAKHSKPEETNKLNPGFISQYIELHYMENLYLDHIAEIVETSPKYFSSYFKKTFGINYVEYLNKVRLSHAKELLKDSTLSIGEIGEKTGYLNSSTFTTTFKKYYGISPSEFRKQHANE; encoded by the coding sequence TTGAAGCGCTTCTTTACGAATTTGGGTATCGTGCAAATCTTTTGTTCGCTGCTCTTAGTCATCGGCATCATGTATGTATCCAATTATTTTGTATACCGGAACTCCATCTCGGGAATTTACGACAAGGTCGCGCAAAACAACAATCTTGCAGTCAAAACGATGATTCAATCTTTTGACGACAGCTTTCGGTCGATCAATAACATGATCCATTCCATTCACGGGCTTCCATACGACAGTTTGGAGTCGGAAGAAGACGGGCGTATTGATATGGTGAAGGTGTACACGATGCAGGACAGCATCGCCGCGCTCGTCTCTTCGGTGGATTTTATCGAGGAAGCGATCGTGTTTTACGATGACTATGATCTTGCCATTACCTCGCTGGGCACAAGCAGTCTGAGCGATCTGTTTCAAAGGAAATACAAACATGATTTGTATAACGAGACTTATTGGCGCACGTACATGAAAGGAAAAAATGCTTTTAAAGTACTGCCCGGACAGGATTTCAAAGTTGCGACGGCTTCCTCCTGGCAAAGGAAAAAGCTGATGGTGGCCGTTGACGGCAACAAGATCCGCATCTCGAACAAACATATCATCATCCTGATCGATGAGGCGGCTTTGCTAAAGCACGTGAACCAGAAGGCAATGATTCCTGGAGCATCGTTCATCGTGCTTGATCAGGACCGCAGCGTTGTGCTAAGCACGGACGCAAATTCCGATTTATCCGGGGTGCTCGACGAGGTATATTTCAATCCGGCCAGCGAGGCTTCTTTAACCAAAGAAGATTACCAATATCATTTTTATAAGTCGGATTTTAACGATTTTGTTTATATCAATAAAGTGCCGTACCAATTCCAGAATATCGATTCCGTGATCAAAGCCAACGAAATGATTATGTTAACGGCCATTATCTGTGCGATTCTCTTATCCGTGCTGCTCAGCATTTATTTGAACAGGCCGGTCAAAAAAATCATTCGTCAGCTTGGCGGCACCAGCCGCGGCAATGATTTCCGCAAAATTTTAAGCGGCGTCGTGAAAATGCAAATGGAGATTGAATCAACCAGGCGGCAGCTGAAAGACGCGGAGTCGGAAGCGCGGAGAAGCGTTTTTTTGCAGGCCGTAGATGAATACGCTTTCGATTCCCAGCATGGATTGCAGCTGCAAAGCAGCTACAGCGATCTGGTGAGAGGGAAATATTTTGTCCTGATGATGGTTCATTTGGATCTGAGGGATAAGGGGCAGACGCCTTTGCCGATAGAGGGAATCGCCGCGGTTTTGCATACGGCTTTGCAGAAGGAGCATGATGACGTCCAGGTGTTCTATGACAAAAACCTGCATTTTGTCGCGCTTATTGGCATGGGGCAGCCCGGGGATCGCGCTATTTTGCTAAAAGACTTGAAAAGACTGTTTGCCGGTCTTGGGCAGGAAAGTTTGTCGGCTTATTCGGTATGGGCGAGCGTAAGCGAGCTATATGCTGCCGAACTGAAAAATTATAAGCTGGCCTACCGCAGCGCCATGAATGGCTTGTTATACAGAGCCGTGAATGAAACGTCCCATGTGCTGGATGCAGAGAAAATTCATTACGGATGGAGCATGTATTTCCCTTTTGACAAAATCGAGAAGCTTTCCAACTATCTATCAAACGGCAAGCTGCATGAAGGCAGGGAGATTATTTCGGAGACGTTTCGGGAAAACGCAAGCCGCAATGTCCATCAACACCAAATGGCGCATATCGCGAAAACCATGTTCCTGTACATACTGAGGCATGTCCATCCTAACGCCAATCAAGATGATGAGATGTATAAGCTGGAGCAGCGGTTTTTGCAAAAGATCGATTGCGCCCATGATTATCTGGAGATCGAGCAAGCCCTGATCGAAGCAGCCAAACATATTGCGAAGCACAGCAAACCGGAGGAGACGAACAAGTTGAATCCCGGATTTATTTCGCAGTACATCGAGCTGCATTATATGGAAAATTTATATTTGGATCATATCGCGGAGATCGTGGAAACTTCGCCGAAATATTTTTCGAGTTATTTTAAAAAGACGTTTGGCATCAATTATGTCGAGTATCTCAACAAGGTGAGGTTGTCGCATGCCAAGGAACTGTTGAAGGACAGCACCTTATCAATCGGCGAGATCGGGGAAAAAACGGGGTATTTGAACTCCTCGACCTTCACGACGACCTTCAAAAAATATTACGGCATTTCTCCAAGCGAATTTCGGAAACAGCATGCAAATGAATAA
- a CDS encoding ABC transporter permease, protein MGTLKHIKRDRQLLLLFLPCLVFYIIFRYGPLYGLIIAFKDYNVFEGIMGSKWVGLKHFIKFFSSNDFVLLFKNTLALGFFTLIFGFPVPILLAISLNELRVKWLKKSIQTLTYLPAFLSVVIICSMVIDFLSPSTGLINKLIAALGFEKIYFLIMPEWFRTIYVSSDIWATMGYEAIIYLAAIAGINPTLYEAARVDGCSRLKSLWHITIPSLMPTILVMFILKTGSMIRIGYEKVLLLYTPTTYEVADVFSTYVYRKGLIESNYSYAAAVGMFEALVAMTMLLTANFISRKAGGKGLW, encoded by the coding sequence ATGGGAACGCTCAAACATATCAAGCGTGATAGACAGCTATTGCTCCTCTTTCTGCCTTGCCTCGTATTTTATATTATTTTTCGTTACGGGCCGTTGTACGGCTTGATTATCGCATTCAAAGACTACAACGTGTTCGAAGGAATCATGGGCAGTAAATGGGTAGGTCTTAAGCATTTTATCAAGTTTTTCTCAAGCAACGATTTCGTCCTGCTGTTCAAAAACACGCTGGCGCTCGGTTTCTTCACTTTGATCTTCGGGTTTCCGGTTCCGATTTTGCTTGCGATATCGCTGAATGAACTGCGGGTGAAGTGGCTGAAAAAATCCATTCAGACACTTACTTATTTGCCGGCGTTTTTGTCCGTCGTCATTATTTGCAGCATGGTCATTGACTTTTTGTCTCCAAGCACCGGCTTGATTAACAAGCTGATTGCCGCGCTCGGATTCGAGAAAATTTATTTTCTGATTATGCCTGAATGGTTTCGCACCATTTATGTCTCATCGGATATTTGGGCCACCATGGGTTATGAAGCCATCATTTATCTAGCCGCGATCGCCGGCATTAATCCGACGTTGTATGAAGCGGCCAGAGTGGATGGATGCAGCAGATTAAAAAGCCTGTGGCATATTACGATTCCAAGCCTGATGCCGACGATCCTTGTCATGTTCATTCTGAAAACAGGCAGCATGATCCGGATTGGATACGAGAAGGTATTGCTGCTTTATACTCCGACGACGTATGAAGTGGCGGATGTATTCTCCACCTATGTGTACAGAAAAGGATTGATTGAATCGAACTATAGCTATGCTGCCGCTGTCGGCATGTTTGAAGCCTTGGTTGCGATGACCATGCTGCTGACAGCAAACTTCATAAGCAGAAAGGCTGGGGGTAAAGGGCTATGGTAG
- a CDS encoding carbohydrate ABC transporter permease, whose product MVGESKVNLFGIINGLLLCCIALMTVYPIIYIFSISISDTASVVQGKVTLFPKGINFDAYMEVLKDERIPRAYLNTIFYTGFGTFINLLLTSIAAYPLSRPDFIWRKYWMFGIVLTMFLNPGIIPNYLIVQGLGLTDTVWALVIPNAIWTMELIILKSFYENMSSQVREAAVIDGASEYRILFQILIPLSKPALASIGLFYFMGHWNSFFLPMIYLNDSSMYPLQVVLRDMLIFDEGGGKSLVDAAALAPQAKKNATIVLSMIPVLMIYPFVQKYFAKGVMLGSEKG is encoded by the coding sequence ATGGTAGGAGAATCAAAAGTCAACCTGTTCGGCATCATCAACGGTCTGCTCCTATGCTGCATTGCATTAATGACGGTCTATCCGATTATTTATATTTTTTCGATATCCATCAGCGACACGGCTTCCGTGGTGCAGGGGAAAGTGACCTTGTTTCCCAAGGGCATTAACTTTGACGCCTACATGGAGGTGTTGAAGGACGAACGGATACCCAGAGCTTATCTGAATACGATTTTCTATACGGGATTCGGAACCTTCATCAATTTGTTGTTAACTTCGATCGCAGCTTATCCATTGTCCCGCCCTGACTTCATTTGGCGCAAATATTGGATGTTTGGCATCGTATTAACGATGTTCCTCAATCCAGGCATCATTCCAAACTATCTGATCGTGCAGGGGCTTGGACTGACGGATACGGTATGGGCGCTGGTCATTCCGAATGCGATTTGGACGATGGAACTCATCATTTTGAAGAGCTTTTATGAGAATATGTCCTCGCAGGTTCGTGAAGCGGCGGTGATTGACGGTGCTTCGGAATACCGGATCCTGTTCCAGATTTTGATTCCGCTATCCAAACCGGCGCTGGCGTCGATCGGGCTCTTTTATTTCATGGGACACTGGAACAGCTTTTTCCTCCCGATGATTTATTTGAACGATTCCAGCATGTATCCGCTGCAGGTCGTACTCAGGGATATGCTCATATTTGATGAAGGCGGCGGCAAAAGTTTGGTCGATGCGGCGGCGCTTGCTCCACAGGCGAAGAAAAATGCGACGATCGTACTGTCGATGATACCGGTTCTGATGATCTATCCCTTTGTCCAAAAATACTTCGCTAAAGGCGTTATGTTAGGTTCTGAGAAGGGTTAA
- a CDS encoding S-layer homology domain-containing protein codes for MKKMMFALCLILFSGTFFTFGSMDAKAAEGPRVTLGSPANSVQVGDTFKVPVSGENFNDLFGVEVSLTYDSQALRVLDVKGGEGYDTFGAYEDDANKGKLYIPVLRKQLQGSPQASVRLAEITFKALQEKQAAVEIRHVKAVNSERFVNEQGYKDLKVLTSDVGEAITFKISKQDDRIPSPGQGSGSGSGSTSGQTGTNASPGSSKEPVLNMDAILKEKDPVRAAEMLQALLNGLKSEPAAADKEVVKKAALSILEKLSSVPVNKEVADTYVIAPEDVSKRKTLLAGLKASLAQWKMNTAEINKIELNAVMEYTLGGRDANKLGVYRYNADTAAWEYVREAVHQVQAGKFMLVVKQAGTYRVMEYAKSYEDISGIYAEARYAIEVLTAKHIVKGTSETIFSPGKPVTRAEFSSMIVRALSLGPLVTDPKGETVYSDVRKGDWYYEDVKTLQQLQMIKGFDDGTFRPNDPVTREQMVVMMMNALQALGQVPTGNMQASGEPFADQQAISSWAKSSVNKAKEMKIISGTGQNMFMPKQSSNRADTAVLVWKMLQHSK; via the coding sequence ATGAAAAAAATGATGTTCGCCCTTTGTCTGATCCTGTTCAGCGGGACGTTTTTCACCTTCGGAAGTATGGACGCCAAAGCGGCTGAGGGGCCTCGAGTTACCCTCGGCAGCCCTGCAAACAGCGTTCAAGTCGGTGACACGTTCAAGGTGCCGGTGAGCGGGGAAAATTTCAATGATTTATTTGGCGTTGAGGTTTCGTTAACGTATGATTCCCAGGCATTGCGGGTGCTGGATGTAAAGGGCGGTGAAGGGTACGATACTTTTGGCGCTTACGAGGATGATGCCAATAAGGGAAAGCTTTATATTCCCGTGCTAAGAAAACAGCTGCAAGGAAGTCCGCAGGCCTCTGTTCGCCTGGCTGAAATTACGTTTAAGGCGTTGCAGGAGAAACAGGCCGCAGTCGAGATTCGGCATGTGAAAGCCGTGAACAGCGAAAGATTTGTCAATGAGCAGGGATACAAAGATTTGAAAGTGCTTACATCGGATGTGGGCGAAGCGATAACGTTTAAAATCTCGAAGCAGGACGACCGAATCCCGTCTCCGGGCCAGGGGTCAGGTTCGGGATCAGGCAGCACAAGCGGGCAGACCGGAACCAATGCTTCGCCGGGCTCCAGCAAGGAACCGGTTTTGAATATGGATGCCATTTTGAAGGAAAAGGATCCGGTACGTGCCGCAGAGATGCTGCAAGCCTTGCTGAATGGGTTGAAATCGGAACCGGCTGCAGCGGACAAGGAGGTTGTGAAGAAGGCTGCATTATCCATCCTGGAAAAGCTATCGTCTGTCCCTGTAAACAAAGAGGTCGCAGATACCTATGTGATAGCTCCAGAGGATGTGAGCAAACGGAAAACGCTTTTGGCGGGTCTGAAAGCATCCTTGGCTCAGTGGAAGATGAATACGGCGGAAATCAACAAGATCGAACTCAATGCAGTGATGGAATATACGCTGGGCGGACGCGATGCCAATAAACTGGGCGTATATCGTTACAACGCGGATACGGCTGCTTGGGAATATGTCAGGGAAGCCGTCCATCAGGTGCAGGCCGGGAAATTCATGCTGGTTGTAAAGCAGGCCGGGACTTACCGTGTAATGGAGTATGCCAAGTCGTATGAGGATATCTCCGGCATTTATGCGGAAGCCCGATATGCGATTGAGGTCTTGACTGCGAAGCATATCGTGAAAGGGACGTCGGAGACGATATTTTCGCCTGGCAAACCGGTGACCCGCGCCGAATTTTCTTCCATGATCGTGAGAGCGCTTTCCTTGGGCCCGCTTGTGACGGATCCTAAGGGAGAGACTGTCTATTCGGACGTTAGGAAAGGCGATTGGTATTACGAAGACGTGAAAACTCTGCAGCAGCTCCAAATGATTAAAGGTTTCGACGATGGTACGTTCAGGCCGAATGATCCAGTGACCCGCGAGCAGATGGTCGTCATGATGATGAATGCACTGCAAGCCTTGGGTCAGGTTCCGACTGGCAATATGCAAGCTTCAGGCGAGCCGTTTGCGGATCAACAGGCGATTAGCTCTTGGGCTAAATCGTCGGTAAACAAGGCAAAAGAAATGAAGATCATCTCGGGTACGGGCCAGAACATGTTTATGCCGAAACAGTCTTCGAATCGTGCCGATACGGCCGTGTTGGTTTGGAAAATGCTTCAGCATTCGAAATAG